A portion of the Pseudomonas protegens CHA0 genome contains these proteins:
- a CDS encoding DUF1289 domain-containing protein has product MPNQTIKTPCVGLCSTVYGDLVCRGCKRFHHEVINWNGYNEEEKRAVWLRLEHLLVQVMAAKLEVFDPVRLREQLEQRKIRFVPHQSEYCWAYQLIARGARVINQLDAYGMVLLPEFRDWALPELRDAIDREFFLLSEAHYQRYIAPGFLKDALG; this is encoded by the coding sequence ATGCCCAATCAGACCATCAAGACCCCCTGCGTCGGCCTCTGTTCCACGGTTTACGGCGATCTGGTATGCCGTGGCTGCAAGCGTTTCCACCATGAAGTGATCAACTGGAATGGTTACAACGAGGAGGAAAAACGCGCGGTCTGGCTGCGTCTTGAGCACCTGCTGGTGCAGGTGATGGCGGCCAAGCTGGAAGTCTTCGACCCGGTGCGCCTGCGCGAGCAGCTGGAGCAGCGCAAGATCCGCTTCGTGCCCCATCAGTCCGAGTATTGCTGGGCCTACCAGCTGATTGCCCGCGGCGCGCGAGTGATCAACCAGCTCGATGCCTATGGAATGGTGCTGCTGCCAGAGTTTCGCGACTGGGCCTTGCCGGAGTTGCGCGACGCCATTGATCGGGAATTCTTCCTGCTGTCCGAAGCCCACTACCAGCGCTACATCGCCCCCGGCTTTCTCAAGGATGCCCTCGGCTGA
- a CDS encoding universal stress protein — translation MQSIRSILVVIDPTPGESLALKRAKLIAGVTQAHLHLLVCDRKHEHSALLSVLKSSLTGEGYSVTTEQAWNESLHETIIDVQQAEGCGLVIKQHLPDAPLKKALLTPADWKLLRYCPTPVLLVKTATPWVGGVVMAAIDVGNMDGEHRALHASIVDHGFDIASLAKAQLHVISAHPSPMLSAADPVFQLKETIEARYREQCKAFQAEFDIDDAHLHIEEGPADVLIPHLAHKLGAVLTIIGTVARTGISGALIGNTAEVVLDSLDSDVLVLKPADIMDHLEELAAKA, via the coding sequence ATGCAAAGCATCCGCAGTATCCTGGTGGTCATCGATCCCACGCCCGGCGAAAGCCTTGCCCTCAAGCGCGCCAAGCTGATTGCCGGGGTCACCCAGGCCCACCTGCACCTGCTGGTCTGCGACAGAAAGCACGAGCATTCGGCGCTGCTGAGCGTACTCAAGAGCAGCCTCACCGGCGAAGGCTACAGCGTCACCACCGAGCAGGCCTGGAACGAAAGCCTGCACGAAACCATCATCGATGTGCAGCAGGCCGAGGGCTGCGGCCTGGTGATCAAGCAGCACCTGCCGGACGCCCCGCTGAAGAAAGCCCTACTGACCCCGGCGGACTGGAAACTGCTGCGCTACTGCCCGACCCCGGTGCTGCTGGTCAAGACCGCCACGCCCTGGGTCGGCGGCGTGGTGATGGCCGCCATCGACGTCGGCAACATGGACGGCGAGCACCGGGCCTTGCACGCCAGTATCGTCGACCACGGCTTCGATATCGCCAGCCTGGCCAAGGCCCAGCTGCATGTGATCAGCGCTCACCCGTCGCCGATGCTGTCGGCCGCCGACCCGGTGTTCCAGCTCAAGGAAACCATCGAGGCGCGCTATCGCGAGCAGTGCAAGGCGTTCCAGGCCGAGTTCGACATCGACGACGCCCACCTGCATATCGAGGAAGGCCCGGCCGATGTGCTGATTCCCCACCTGGCCCACAAGCTTGGCGCCGTGCTGACCATCATCGGCACCGTGGCCCGCACCGGGATTTCCGGGGCACTGATCGGCAACACCGCCGAAGTGGTGCTCGACTCCCTGGACAGCGACGTGCTGGTGCTCAAGCCGGCGGACATCATGGATCACCTGGAAGAGCTGGCAGCCAAGGCTTGA
- a CDS encoding tRNA-(ms[2]io[6]A)-hydroxylase has product MNFPEIPDFLGCRTPDAWVQAALADQETLLIDHKNCEFKAASTALSLIAKYHAHVDLINMMSRLAREELVHHEQVLRLMKKRKVELRQLHAGRYASGLRKVVRSHEPVKLVDTLVVGAFIEARSCERFEALVPHLDEELGKFYFGLLKSEARHYQGYLKLAYQYGDAKDIAQVIDRVRAAEQELIESPDPEFRFHSGVPAW; this is encoded by the coding sequence ATGAACTTTCCTGAAATTCCCGACTTTCTTGGCTGCCGCACGCCCGACGCCTGGGTCCAGGCGGCCCTGGCCGACCAGGAAACCCTGCTGATCGACCACAAGAACTGCGAGTTCAAGGCCGCCAGCACCGCCTTGAGCCTGATCGCCAAGTACCACGCCCATGTCGACCTGATCAACATGATGTCGCGCCTGGCCCGGGAAGAGCTGGTGCACCATGAGCAGGTCCTGCGCCTGATGAAGAAGCGCAAGGTCGAGCTGCGCCAGTTGCATGCCGGGCGCTATGCCTCGGGCCTGCGCAAGGTAGTGCGCAGCCACGAGCCGGTGAAGCTGGTGGACACCCTGGTGGTGGGCGCCTTTATCGAAGCCCGCAGCTGCGAGCGTTTCGAAGCCCTGGTGCCGCACCTGGACGAGGAGCTGGGCAAGTTCTACTTCGGCCTGCTCAAAAGCGAGGCCCGGCACTACCAGGGCTACCTGAAGCTGGCCTATCAGTATGGCGACGCCAAGGACATCGCCCAGGTCATCGACCGGGTGCGGGCGGCGGAGCAGGAACTGATCGAGTCGCCGGATCCGGAGTTCCGTTTTCACAGTGGCGTGCCGGCCTGGTGA
- a CDS encoding winged helix-turn-helix domain-containing protein has product MENLGLGKVLLVEDDEKLAGLIAHFLSQHGFEVLTVHRGDTALAAFLEFKPKLVVLDLMLPGQSGLHVCREIRAVADTPIVILTAKEDDLDHILGLESGADDYVIKPIKPAVLLARLRALQRRQVPETTTLRGALAFGVLSIDRNSREVRLAGEPVELTTMEFELLWLLASAPGKTLSRDDILNRMRGIEFDGLNRSVDVYISKLRGKLKDNPREPVCIKTVWGKGYLFNPFAWEV; this is encoded by the coding sequence ATGGAAAACCTGGGTCTTGGCAAGGTGTTGCTGGTGGAAGATGACGAGAAGCTCGCCGGGCTGATCGCGCATTTTCTGTCCCAGCACGGCTTTGAAGTGCTGACGGTCCACCGCGGCGATACCGCCCTGGCGGCATTTCTCGAATTCAAACCGAAACTGGTGGTGCTCGACCTGATGCTGCCCGGCCAGAGCGGCCTGCACGTGTGCCGGGAGATCCGCGCCGTTGCGGACACCCCCATCGTCATCCTCACCGCCAAGGAAGACGACCTGGACCACATTCTCGGCCTGGAATCCGGCGCCGATGACTACGTGATCAAGCCTATAAAACCGGCGGTGCTGCTGGCGCGCCTGCGGGCCCTGCAACGGCGCCAGGTGCCGGAAACCACCACCCTGCGCGGGGCCCTGGCATTCGGCGTGCTGAGCATCGACCGCAACAGCCGCGAGGTGCGCCTGGCGGGCGAGCCGGTGGAACTGACCACCATGGAATTCGAGCTGCTCTGGCTGCTGGCCAGCGCGCCGGGCAAGACCCTGTCCCGGGACGACATCCTCAACCGCATGCGCGGCATCGAGTTCGACGGCCTCAACCGCAGTGTCGACGTCTACATCAGCAAGCTGCGGGGCAAGCTCAAGGACAACCCGCGCGAGCCGGTGTGCATCAAGACCGTGTGGGGCAAGGGCTACCTGTTCAATCCGTTCGCCTGGGAGGTTTGA
- a CDS encoding ATP-binding protein, with product MLRLFLGLYLFLALGFAGAMTAVQHIFINYLAADLIESYNRDAVRGPAYSLSEQLRPFDEAGRQQQLEQLKPHYGLLLKLVQADDLDMSVREQALLDSNQLVVREEFTEFIGSIDGGKQLLSIKLPEDPPLTLLYNIAAYALLGALLAIVLYFWVRPHWRDLERLRLAAERFGDNDLGTRLHLSRRSNIRDLAQHFNRMAARIEGLIANQRELTNAVSHELRTPIARLSFELDQLQQQPDPDENRELIADMYADLGELEEMVSELLSYASLEHGAATINRENIQAQSWLDSVVGSVALEAEAAGVQLLIRSCQVEYVRIEPRFMARAVINLLRNAIRYADRRVEVSLVRLEHGYEVRVNDDGPGVPVDGREKIFEPFSRLDASRDRRTGGFGLGLALVRRVSQWHGGKVEVADSEWGGASFRMTWAHLD from the coding sequence ATGCTGCGTCTGTTTCTGGGGCTCTACCTGTTCCTGGCCCTGGGCTTCGCCGGGGCCATGACCGCGGTGCAACACATCTTCATCAACTACCTGGCCGCCGACCTGATCGAGTCCTACAACCGCGATGCGGTGCGCGGGCCGGCTTACAGCCTGAGCGAACAGTTGCGGCCGTTCGACGAGGCCGGGCGTCAACAGCAGCTGGAGCAGCTCAAGCCGCACTACGGGCTGCTGCTCAAACTGGTGCAGGCCGACGACCTGGACATGAGCGTGCGTGAACAGGCCCTGCTGGATTCCAACCAGTTGGTGGTGCGCGAGGAGTTCACCGAATTCATCGGCAGCATCGACGGCGGCAAGCAACTGTTGAGCATCAAGCTGCCGGAAGACCCGCCCCTGACCCTGCTCTACAACATCGCCGCCTATGCCTTGCTCGGCGCGCTGCTGGCCATCGTCCTGTACTTCTGGGTGCGCCCGCACTGGCGCGACCTGGAGCGCCTGCGCCTGGCCGCCGAACGTTTTGGCGACAACGACCTGGGCACCCGGCTGCACCTGTCGCGGCGTTCCAACATCCGCGACCTGGCCCAGCACTTCAACCGCATGGCGGCGCGCATCGAGGGGCTGATCGCCAATCAGCGCGAGTTGACCAACGCGGTGTCCCACGAACTGCGCACGCCCATCGCCCGGCTGTCCTTCGAGCTGGACCAGTTGCAGCAACAGCCAGATCCGGATGAAAACCGCGAGTTGATCGCCGACATGTATGCCGACCTCGGCGAGCTGGAGGAAATGGTCTCCGAACTCCTCAGCTACGCCAGCCTGGAACATGGCGCGGCCACCATCAACCGGGAAAACATCCAGGCCCAGAGCTGGCTCGACAGCGTGGTCGGCAGCGTGGCCCTGGAGGCCGAGGCGGCCGGGGTGCAACTGCTGATCCGTTCCTGCCAGGTGGAGTACGTGCGCATCGAACCGCGCTTCATGGCCCGGGCAGTGATCAACCTGCTGCGCAACGCCATCCGCTACGCCGACCGCCGGGTCGAGGTGTCCCTGGTGCGCCTGGAGCATGGCTACGAAGTGCGGGTCAACGATGATGGTCCCGGGGTGCCGGTGGATGGCCGGGAGAAGATCTTCGAGCCGTTTTCCCGTCTCGACGCCAGCCGTGACCGGCGTACCGGCGGTTTCGGCCTGGGCCTGGCGCTGGTGCGGCGGGTCTCGCAATGGCACGGCGGCAAGGTCGAAGTGGCGGATTCGGAGTGGGGCGGTGCCTCGTTCCGCATGACCTGGGCCCACCTCGACTGA
- a CDS encoding MipA/OmpV family protein, with the protein MKTLKHSTTAALWAGTLGLSSVCGTLHAEDWKYGVHAGVASVPRYSGSDERALAPILGGEIISPWGVFLNTDQGLGWGNEWGDLSFSTWVGPSESRRDKNHLGQGSKRLKGMGEIKTRAQFGAHLGYDLGPFELGATLTHAVKKNDNRDTGSAYSALELSIGSNLYQGRFGSLDASLNSLFGNADYMQTWYGVSDTQAAHSRFGAYRAKGGRVSSGADLAWTLPLNEQTKVSTLLSMKYLSKEAGDSPIVDRRMQTSIATQLEYSF; encoded by the coding sequence ATGAAAACCCTGAAACACTCCACCACCGCCGCCTTGTGGGCCGGCACCCTGGGCCTGAGCTCGGTCTGCGGCACGCTGCACGCCGAGGACTGGAAGTACGGCGTGCACGCCGGGGTGGCCAGCGTGCCGCGCTACAGCGGCAGTGACGAACGCGCCCTGGCGCCGATTCTCGGCGGTGAGATCATCAGCCCCTGGGGCGTGTTCCTCAATACCGACCAGGGCCTGGGCTGGGGCAACGAATGGGGCGACCTGTCGTTCAGTACCTGGGTCGGCCCGAGCGAATCACGGCGCGACAAGAACCACCTGGGCCAGGGTTCCAAGCGCCTCAAGGGCATGGGCGAAATAAAGACCCGGGCACAGTTCGGCGCGCACCTGGGCTATGACCTGGGGCCGTTCGAACTGGGCGCCACCCTGACCCACGCGGTGAAGAAGAACGATAACCGCGACACCGGCTCGGCCTACAGCGCACTGGAACTGAGCATTGGCAGCAACCTCTACCAGGGCCGCTTCGGCAGCCTGGATGCCAGCCTCAACAGCCTGTTCGGCAACGCCGACTACATGCAGACCTGGTACGGGGTGAGCGACACCCAGGCGGCCCACAGCCGCTTCGGCGCCTACCGGGCCAAGGGTGGACGGGTCAGCAGCGGCGCCGACCTGGCCTGGACCCTGCCCCTCAATGAGCAGACCAAGGTCTCGACCCTGCTGTCGATGAAGTACCTGAGCAAGGAAGCCGGCGACAGCCCGATCGTCGACCGGCGCATGCAGACCAGCATCGCCACTCAACTTGAGTACAGTTTCTAA
- a CDS encoding serine hydrolase domain-containing protein, whose amino-acid sequence MSRKLLGLPLVGLLLSNLGCNGQPPAPPPIAPGDYASIIGYLKQYIPQQMAEHQVPGLSIALVDGQQLIWARGFGFADQARGLQVTENTAFRAGALSQLLTATAVMQLVEQGRLQLDAPLQDTLREFYVRSRFHEDQNAADRAVTLRRLLSHQGGIPSEYLRDARTPNALDELPGKLSGLWLSNAPGTQTAYSNLGYALLGAAVERSSGVDFEQQLQKSLLRPLGMSQSSFVGDSRAQPYRARGYEDGVSSDALVRDLSAQGLWSSPRDLSRYVRMLFAQGRYQDRQLLSAASIDEMVRTQNAGNPLDFDCQVGLGWFLSPCGEEWVRPDMRTWQQSGFGEGFHARISVLAEQQLAVIVMSNSDSGEALAQPLVPQVLRMLLQAHGAPPPPPATAPQAQQRRVPQAADRRHLAGFYATRWGVLRIRDQHQRLYAELAGERYELLRDEQGWLRVRKKRLGLWPQDLGPLGQLQLDVMQVQGHRVFTAKSHGQLLAVGERIEPVPLTDNWLATVGTYQALSDAPGEPPINGMDIALEDGFLMIRSLQQGRPLTDYILAPVDNAHAVIAGNGPGLGDTVRRQVNGVNVLGYSFKRTYNANHLRF is encoded by the coding sequence ATGTCCCGCAAACTTCTCGGCCTGCCGCTGGTGGGCCTGCTCTTGAGCAACCTCGGCTGCAACGGCCAGCCTCCGGCGCCGCCGCCCATCGCGCCCGGCGATTACGCCAGCATCATCGGCTACCTGAAGCAGTACATCCCGCAACAGATGGCCGAACATCAGGTGCCCGGGCTGTCCATCGCCCTGGTGGACGGCCAGCAACTGATCTGGGCCCGGGGCTTTGGCTTCGCCGACCAGGCCCGGGGCCTGCAAGTGACCGAAAACACCGCGTTTCGCGCCGGAGCCCTGTCGCAATTGCTGACTGCCACGGCGGTGATGCAACTGGTGGAACAAGGGCGCCTGCAACTGGATGCGCCGCTGCAGGACACCCTCAGGGAGTTCTACGTCCGCTCGCGCTTCCACGAGGACCAGAACGCCGCCGACCGGGCCGTGACTCTGCGCCGCCTGCTCAGCCACCAGGGCGGCATTCCCAGCGAATACCTGCGCGACGCACGCACCCCCAACGCCCTCGACGAACTGCCGGGAAAGCTCAGCGGGCTGTGGCTGAGCAACGCTCCGGGAACCCAGACCGCCTACTCCAACCTCGGTTATGCCCTGCTCGGGGCAGCGGTGGAGCGCAGCAGCGGCGTGGATTTCGAACAGCAGTTGCAGAAGAGCCTGCTGCGCCCACTGGGCATGAGCCAGTCGAGCTTTGTCGGGGACAGCCGCGCCCAGCCCTACCGGGCAAGAGGCTATGAAGACGGTGTCAGCAGCGATGCGCTGGTCCGCGACCTTTCCGCCCAGGGCCTGTGGAGCAGCCCGCGGGACCTGAGCCGCTACGTGCGCATGCTGTTCGCCCAGGGCCGGTACCAGGACCGCCAACTGCTCTCGGCGGCATCCATCGACGAAATGGTGCGCACGCAGAACGCCGGCAACCCGCTGGATTTCGACTGCCAGGTAGGCCTTGGCTGGTTCCTGTCGCCCTGCGGTGAGGAATGGGTCCGGCCAGATATGCGCACCTGGCAGCAAAGCGGTTTCGGCGAGGGCTTTCATGCCCGGATCAGCGTGCTGGCCGAGCAGCAGCTGGCGGTGATCGTGATGAGCAATTCCGACAGCGGCGAGGCCCTGGCCCAGCCCCTGGTGCCCCAGGTGCTGCGCATGCTGCTGCAGGCCCACGGCGCCCCGCCACCGCCACCGGCCACGGCCCCCCAGGCTCAGCAACGTCGGGTTCCGCAAGCGGCGGATCGCCGGCACCTGGCGGGCTTCTATGCCACCCGCTGGGGTGTGCTGCGGATCCGCGACCAGCACCAGCGCCTGTACGCCGAGCTGGCCGGCGAGCGCTACGAACTGCTGCGGGACGAACAGGGCTGGCTGCGGGTGCGCAAGAAGCGCCTCGGGCTCTGGCCCCAGGACCTGGGCCCGCTGGGGCAACTGCAACTGGACGTGATGCAGGTCCAGGGCCATCGGGTGTTCACCGCCAAGAGCCACGGCCAGTTACTGGCGGTGGGAGAACGGATCGAGCCGGTGCCCCTGACGGACAACTGGCTGGCCACGGTCGGCACCTACCAGGCTCTGAGCGACGCTCCCGGCGAACCGCCCATCAACGGCATGGACATCGCCCTGGAGGACGGCTTCCTGATGATCCGCAGCCTGCAGCAAGGCCGTCCCCTCACCGACTACATCCTCGCCCCGGTGGACAACGCCCACGCGGTGATCGCCGGCAACGGCCCGGGCCTGGGCGACACCGTGCGCCGCCAGGTCAACGGCGTGAACGTCCTGGGCTACTCATTCAAACGCACCTATAACGCCAACCACCTGAGGTTCTGA
- a CDS encoding GFA family protein has product MQLQGSCHCGAVHFSLSSRHPYPYQRCYCSICRKTQGGGGYAINLGGDAASLKVRGRKHIVIYHARLKPAGAARAHSSSAERHFCGRCGSGLWLFSPQWPELIHPFASAIDTPLPVPPQHTHLMLDSRAPWVEVDAGAHDLQFAEYPEESIAQWHQRLGLEA; this is encoded by the coding sequence ATGCAACTCCAGGGCTCCTGCCATTGCGGCGCCGTGCACTTCAGCCTGTCCAGCCGCCATCCCTATCCCTACCAGCGCTGCTACTGCTCGATCTGCCGCAAGACCCAGGGCGGTGGCGGCTACGCCATCAACCTGGGGGGCGATGCGGCCAGCCTCAAGGTACGCGGGCGCAAGCACATCGTCATCTACCATGCCCGGCTCAAGCCCGCCGGTGCCGCCCGGGCCCACAGCAGCAGCGCCGAACGGCACTTCTGCGGGCGCTGCGGCTCCGGGCTGTGGCTGTTCAGCCCGCAATGGCCGGAGCTGATCCATCCTTTTGCCTCGGCCATCGACACCCCGTTGCCGGTGCCGCCGCAGCACACCCACCTGATGCTCGACTCCAGGGCGCCCTGGGTCGAGGTCGATGCTGGGGCGCACGACCTGCAGTTCGCCGAATACCCCGAGGAATCGATTGCCCAGTGGCACCAGCGCCTGGGGCTGGAGGCCTGA
- the mntP gene encoding manganese efflux pump MntP, whose product MNPASIIFLAFAMSTDAFAAAVGKGSAMLKPRLLEALRIGLIFGVIEAITPVVGWFIGQAATQWVANWDHWIAFSLLLLLGLHMIYNGTRQQAEAEEEKPRQHGFWLLAVTGLATSIDALAVGVGLAFVNVNIWVAASAIGLATMTMVTLGVMLGRAIGTVMGQRAEVLGGVVLIIVGSGILYEHLSAVA is encoded by the coding sequence GTGAACCCAGCCTCGATCATCTTTCTCGCCTTCGCCATGTCCACCGATGCCTTCGCCGCCGCGGTGGGCAAGGGTTCGGCCATGCTCAAGCCGCGCCTGCTGGAAGCTTTGCGCATCGGCCTGATCTTCGGCGTCATTGAAGCCATCACCCCGGTGGTGGGCTGGTTCATCGGCCAGGCCGCGACTCAATGGGTGGCCAACTGGGACCACTGGATCGCCTTCAGCCTGCTGCTGTTGCTGGGCCTGCACATGATCTACAACGGCACCCGCCAGCAGGCTGAGGCCGAGGAAGAAAAACCGCGCCAGCACGGCTTCTGGCTGCTGGCGGTGACCGGCCTGGCCACCAGCATCGATGCCCTGGCGGTGGGGGTGGGGCTGGCGTTCGTCAACGTCAACATCTGGGTCGCGGCCAGCGCCATCGGCCTGGCCACCATGACCATGGTCACCCTGGGAGTGATGCTGGGCCGCGCCATTGGCACGGTGATGGGCCAGCGCGCCGAAGTGCTGGGCGGGGTGGTGCTGATCATCGTCGGCTCGGGAATTCTCTACGAGCACCTGTCGGCTGTGGCTTGA
- a CDS encoding GNAT family N-acetyltransferase → MPSTALDTLAHPPFPAQQGQYWIDALNDGSHVLIRPLRPQDREREKAFIENLSPATRHQRFLGEIKEVGEQLLNQLMDVGTPQRVAYVALVHDNGELREVGISRYAQVDEQPLHCEFAVTIADEWQGKGLGALLMQHLIDEARNNGFQQMYSVDSAANYSMRRLAKQLGMRSAIDPDDATQVIHSLAL, encoded by the coding sequence ATGCCCAGCACCGCTCTCGATACCCTCGCCCACCCGCCGTTCCCGGCGCAGCAAGGCCAATACTGGATCGACGCCCTGAACGATGGCAGCCATGTGCTGATCCGCCCGCTGCGGCCCCAGGACCGGGAGCGGGAAAAGGCCTTTATCGAAAACCTCTCCCCGGCCACCCGGCACCAGCGCTTTCTCGGTGAGATCAAGGAAGTGGGCGAGCAACTGCTCAATCAACTGATGGATGTCGGCACGCCGCAGCGGGTGGCTTATGTGGCCCTGGTCCACGACAACGGCGAACTGCGGGAAGTGGGTATCAGCCGCTACGCCCAGGTCGACGAGCAGCCCTTGCATTGCGAGTTCGCCGTGACCATCGCCGATGAGTGGCAAGGCAAGGGCCTCGGCGCGCTATTGATGCAGCACCTGATCGACGAAGCCCGCAACAACGGTTTCCAGCAGATGTACTCGGTGGATTCCGCCGCCAACTACAGCATGCGCCGCCTGGCAAAACAGCTGGGCATGCGCAGCGCCATCGACCCCGATGACGCCACCCAGGTGATCCACAGCCTGGCGCTGTAA
- a CDS encoding LysR family transcriptional regulator — protein MHFDLADLRLFIHIAESPSLTQGARRAFLSPAAASARIKALESQLETRLLYRDSRGVEVTPAGERLLQHARLIMRQVDYLKSEFTQYGGDSSGHIRIFANTTAVTEFLPEVLAKFLSVRPGVTVDLQERLSRDIVRGVLDGTSDMGIIAGPVEASGLQVLHFSTDHLVLMVPVGHPLSGQASVTLEQTLAYQHIGLHEGSTLLTFLREHVERLGKQLSLRIQVSSFEAICRMVEAGVGIGIIPESAALRHSRTMQLVTVMLDESWAVRERSIIVRELEALPGSVRALIATLMPASQEPSIAGNPG, from the coding sequence CCTCTCGCCAGCGGCCGCCAGCGCGCGGATCAAGGCCCTGGAAAGCCAGCTCGAAACCCGCCTGCTGTACCGCGACAGCCGCGGCGTGGAAGTCACCCCCGCCGGCGAGCGGCTGCTGCAGCACGCGCGGCTGATCATGCGCCAGGTGGATTACCTGAAAAGCGAATTCACCCAGTACGGCGGTGATTCCTCCGGGCACATCCGCATCTTCGCCAACACCACGGCGGTCACCGAATTCTTGCCGGAAGTGCTGGCGAAATTTCTCTCGGTACGCCCGGGAGTCACGGTGGACCTGCAGGAGCGCCTGTCCCGGGACATCGTTCGCGGTGTGCTGGACGGCACCAGCGACATGGGCATCATCGCCGGCCCGGTGGAAGCCAGCGGCCTGCAGGTGCTGCACTTCAGCACCGACCACCTGGTGCTGATGGTGCCCGTGGGCCACCCGCTGTCGGGGCAGGCGTCGGTGACCCTGGAACAGACCCTGGCCTACCAGCACATCGGCCTGCATGAAGGCAGCACCCTCTTGACCTTCCTGCGCGAGCATGTGGAGCGCCTGGGCAAGCAACTCTCGCTGCGCATCCAGGTGTCGAGCTTCGAAGCGATCTGCCGCATGGTGGAAGCCGGGGTCGGCATCGGCATCATTCCCGAGTCCGCGGCCTTGCGGCACAGCCGCACCATGCAGCTGGTGACGGTGATGCTGGATGAAAGCTGGGCCGTGCGCGAACGCAGCATCATCGTCCGCGAACTGGAGGCCCTGCCCGGCAGCGTGCGGGCGCTGATCGCGACGCTGATGCCGGCCAGCCAGGAACCTTCTATTGCGGGCAACCCTGGCTGA